In one Thermodesulfobacteriota bacterium genomic region, the following are encoded:
- a CDS encoding choice-of-anchor Q domain-containing protein: protein MIRLSNLNKVLRDISFYTALVILAITFFTSVSIVSTKAATFNVDSTIDAVDANPGDGICDTGKGFCSLRAAVMESNALLGPDDIVLESDSYAITIAGGDDAAANGDLDITDDVLIQGQGAMDTTIDGNNINRVFHIININQEGQIEVEIFDLKIFNGEVNDLGGGIRNSSGNLLLERVLIEANNSRRGGGLANGSQATTNIRSSAIYENNVLAGPEQWGGGIYNSGELEMVNTTISNNNVGDLGGGIFNEGNLNIIFSTIASNVSVSESSAGIHQTISGSTTIYASILANNFSFDCGGTLLTSQGFNISTSNCNLNQPSDMPNTNPVIDFLQETSGDTMAHPLLNESPAIDLAGSEEACLDLGVDQRGSLRPRDGDLDKDAECDSGAFELNPEIDSGESAGEGCSLVSMNSVTTLPLYMLVPVLVVLAFGYRRNKISAN, encoded by the coding sequence ATGATAAGGTTATCCAACTTAAACAAGGTACTAAGAGATATTAGTTTTTACACAGCATTAGTGATTTTAGCTATTACATTTTTTACATCTGTAAGCATCGTGAGCACGAAAGCTGCCACATTTAATGTAGACAGCACAATCGATGCAGTTGACGCAAATCCCGGAGACGGTATATGCGATACCGGAAAGGGCTTTTGTTCACTTCGTGCAGCAGTGATGGAGAGTAATGCACTTTTAGGTCCCGATGACATAGTGCTTGAGTCAGATTCTTACGCTATAACAATAGCAGGCGGCGATGATGCAGCAGCAAACGGTGATCTGGATATTACCGATGATGTTCTTATCCAAGGACAGGGCGCTATGGATACAACAATTGATGGTAACAATATCAATCGCGTCTTTCATATCATCAATATTAACCAGGAAGGACAGATAGAGGTCGAAATTTTTGATCTCAAGATCTTTAACGGTGAGGTAAACGATCTTGGCGGAGGAATTAGAAATTCTAGTGGGAATTTGTTATTGGAAAGAGTTTTAATCGAAGCTAACAACTCTAGAAGAGGCGGAGGTCTGGCTAACGGATCTCAGGCTACAACAAATATTAGAAGTAGCGCAATTTATGAAAACAACGTCTTAGCTGGTCCTGAGCAGTGGGGCGGAGGTATATATAACTCTGGCGAGCTTGAAATGGTTAACACTACTATAAGCAATAACAATGTGGGAGATTTGGGCGGAGGAATATTCAATGAGGGTAATTTGAATATTATTTTTTCAACTATCGCATCTAATGTTTCAGTTTCTGAAAGCTCAGCTGGAATACATCAGACAATAAGCGGATCAACAACTATTTATGCTTCAATCTTAGCCAATAACTTTAGCTTTGACTGTGGTGGAACCCTTCTAACATCCCAAGGATTTAATATATCCACAAGTAACTGCAATCTGAATCAGCCAAGTGATATGCCAAATACTAATCCGGTCATAGATTTTCTTCAGGAAACGAGCGGCGACACTATGGCTCATCCGCTACTAAATGAAAGTCCTGCAATTGATTTGGCCGGCAGTGAAGAAGCATGTCTGGATCTAGGCGTTGATCAAAGAGGTTCACTTAGACCTAGAGACGGAGACCTGGATAAAGATGCGGAGTGCGATTCAGGAGCATTTGAACTTAATCCAGAGATAGACAGTGGAGAGTCTGCAGGTGAAGGATGCTCTCTAGTTAGTATGAACAGTGTCACAACCCTTCCACTATATATGCTCGTACCAGTTTTGGTAGTTTTAGCTTTTGGATATAGAAGAAACAAAATTTCTGCAAATTAA
- a CDS encoding choice-of-anchor Q domain-containing protein, producing MNRLFNFLKALEVPNMTMSILILITALFVFIGSSNLRAATFEVNSTIDAIDANPGDGICDDGDGNCTLRAAVMETNDLAGPDEIVLKAKTYLITIPGPDHFAIKGDLDIRDDLLIQGQGAAKTVIDGSNLTRAFELRDDDLMNKVNVEIYDLTIQDCVVGNAGGAIRNHSEKLRLERVELIANFAPRGGGIYNGPNGDTKILNSGIYYNFATDDPGMERGGGIYNDGELFVGNSTISSNTAGDLGGGIFNSGDMHLAFNTVAANITIAGLAGGIHQTAGSTDATLFANLFADNQNGDCAGALVKVESLGYNLAEDDCNLNDPTDEPDTESQIGMLAMNGGGTMTHELFEGSPAIDMAGNDFECFEVGVDQRGVSRPQDGDLIGEANCDAGAFEYIAKPVSDGDSGGGCSLAKSGSASSMSIYLLIPVFLLAVRFLRRYQENV from the coding sequence ATGAATAGGTTGTTTAACTTTTTAAAAGCTTTAGAAGTACCAAATATGACAATGAGTATTTTGATCCTGATCACAGCACTATTTGTATTCATTGGATCCAGCAATTTGCGTGCTGCAACATTTGAAGTTAACAGCACAATTGATGCAATTGATGCTAACCCGGGCGATGGGATCTGTGATGACGGCGATGGCAACTGCACGCTTAGGGCCGCAGTTATGGAGACAAATGATCTTGCGGGACCTGATGAGATAGTACTAAAGGCCAAAACATATTTAATTACAATTCCCGGCCCTGACCATTTTGCGATTAAAGGAGATTTAGATATAAGAGATGATCTTCTTATACAGGGACAAGGCGCTGCTAAAACAGTGATTGATGGAAGCAATTTAACCCGTGCTTTTGAGCTTCGTGACGATGATCTCATGAATAAGGTAAATGTGGAAATTTATGACCTCACTATACAGGACTGTGTGGTAGGAAACGCAGGTGGAGCTATTAGAAACCACTCAGAAAAATTACGTTTAGAGAGAGTTGAGCTTATAGCCAATTTCGCTCCTAGAGGCGGCGGTATTTATAACGGTCCAAATGGTGATACGAAAATTCTAAACTCTGGAATATACTATAATTTCGCCACAGATGATCCAGGAATGGAACGAGGCGGCGGTATCTATAATGACGGCGAATTGTTTGTAGGTAATTCAACAATTAGCAGCAACACCGCTGGAGATTTGGGAGGAGGTATTTTCAACTCAGGCGATATGCACCTTGCTTTTAATACTGTTGCAGCAAACATCACAATTGCAGGTCTTGCAGGCGGTATACACCAGACTGCAGGATCTACCGATGCTACGCTGTTTGCAAATCTGTTTGCAGATAACCAAAACGGCGACTGCGCTGGTGCTTTGGTTAAAGTTGAATCACTAGGCTATAACCTTGCAGAAGATGATTGTAATTTAAATGATCCTACTGATGAGCCAGATACTGAGTCTCAAATTGGTATGCTCGCTATGAACGGCGGTGGAACCATGACCCATGAACTTTTTGAAGGCAGCCCTGCGATAGATATGGCTGGAAACGATTTTGAATGCTTTGAAGTTGGAGTGGATCAAAGAGGAGTTAGTAGGCCCCAAGACGGAGATTTAATTGGCGAGGCTAATTGTGACGCTGGTGCATTTGAATACATTGCTAAGCCCGTTTCAGACGGTGATAGCGGCGGCGGATGTTCATTAGCCAAGAGCGGATCTGCTTCATCAATGTCTATTTATCTTCTGATACCTGTGTTCTTATTGGCAGTTAGATTTCTCAGGAGATATCAGGAAAACGTATAA